The Solibacillus sp. FSL W7-1464 genome contains a region encoding:
- a CDS encoding ABC transporter permease, producing MLKYIAKRFAQSILTLFIIVTIVFSLLRLMPDEGYLGAAAEKMSPEQQEIYLTNLGLRDPLLVQLKNFYVDLVQGDLGKSITYRTDVPVLDIIQDKMMYSIIFGLGAVALSLLVGVPLGILMAQFKGRWLDRLGTGYIVIVVAVPAMVYFLMIQMYISEWFNLPMLFDEYNPRSFILPLICLALGPIASYAMWMRRYMVDELNKDYIKLARAKGVTERTIMFRHVMRNAFIPMAQYLPATILFTITGSIYIESLFSIPGMGGLLVDAIQRQDNNVVQGLVLVFSALGIIGLILGDLLMAIVDPRIKLGKGDSVR from the coding sequence TTGTTAAAGTATATTGCGAAACGATTCGCGCAATCCATATTGACGTTATTTATCATCGTGACAATAGTTTTCTCCCTGTTACGATTAATGCCTGATGAAGGCTATTTAGGTGCAGCAGCAGAAAAAATGTCGCCTGAGCAACAGGAAATCTATTTAACAAATCTTGGCTTACGGGATCCGTTGTTAGTCCAACTAAAAAATTTCTACGTCGACCTTGTTCAAGGCGACTTAGGGAAATCGATTACATACCGTACAGACGTACCAGTACTTGACATTATTCAAGATAAAATGATGTATTCCATAATATTCGGATTAGGAGCTGTAGCGCTCTCATTACTAGTTGGTGTACCGCTGGGCATTTTGATGGCCCAGTTTAAAGGGCGCTGGCTCGACAGGCTCGGCACAGGCTATATCGTTATTGTTGTGGCGGTACCGGCGATGGTTTATTTCCTCATGATTCAAATGTATATTTCGGAATGGTTCAATTTGCCGATGCTGTTTGATGAATACAATCCACGGAGTTTTATTTTACCGTTAATCTGTTTGGCCCTTGGTCCGATTGCTTCATATGCAATGTGGATGCGACGCTATATGGTGGATGAGCTGAACAAGGATTATATTAAGCTCGCACGGGCAAAAGGTGTGACAGAGCGTACGATTATGTTCCGCCATGTGATGAGAAATGCCTTCATACCGATGGCGCAATATTTACCGGCAACGATTTTATTTACGATCACCGGTTCGATTTATATTGAATCATTATTTTCGATTCCAGGTATGGGTGGATTGCTCGTAGATGCGATTCAGCGCCAGGATAACAATGTCGTACAAGGATTGGTGCTTGTATTTTCTGCACTCGGGATTATTGGATTAATTTTAGGGGATTTACTGATGGCAATTGTTGACCCTCGAATTAAACTAGGGAAAGGGGACAGTGTACGCTAA
- a CDS encoding peptide ABC transporter substrate-binding protein has product MFVLVLAACGDSSESGETSEYRTVYSGEIKTLNYLKTAETNEFALSANLVEGLIEYDQYGVVKPGLAESWESNEDATVWTFKLRDDVKWVDHEGKDVVNVVAQDFVDGLNYVLDAKNESSTAWIATVVKNGDAFYNGELTDFSQVGIKAIDETTLEYTLEAPTPYFLSMLNYVCFFPVNGEFLAEKGDAFGTTRENILYNGAYILDKFEPQNERVLVKNDAYWDKETVKIDRIRYKYNKEAATVAPELFLRDEIDGALIPTSILDEWLNSDDKKDLVRQNTNNFYSYFYALNFDPQYDAEYEPENWKVAVNNKDFRKSLYHALDRVSAMLTIEPYNPQDLLSNTITPKNFVDVEGVDYTMLDPLKAITETDSFNKDLALEHKEAALAALAGKATFPVKVLLPYNSGSPEWANRSQVVEQQLENLLGADYIDVELYAGPATGFLGEVRRPGKFSIIEANWGPDFADPSTYTDPFTEGGTYNKPEMAEGYNSEYNKLVEAAKAEVDPAVRYELFAKAEAFLIEEAFVIPYAVGGGGYTASKLNPFESQYSPFGVTSEKFKGQSILEKPMSNEEFKSAKEAWEKERAEALANTSN; this is encoded by the coding sequence ATGTTTGTACTCGTACTGGCAGCATGTGGTGATTCATCGGAATCTGGTGAAACATCGGAATATCGAACAGTGTATTCCGGCGAAATTAAAACGCTGAACTATTTAAAAACAGCAGAAACAAATGAATTTGCATTATCAGCGAATTTAGTAGAAGGATTAATTGAATATGACCAATACGGCGTCGTTAAGCCAGGATTAGCAGAAAGCTGGGAATCCAATGAAGACGCGACTGTATGGACATTCAAACTTCGTGATGATGTGAAGTGGGTGGACCATGAAGGTAAAGATGTAGTAAATGTTGTAGCACAGGACTTTGTAGATGGTTTAAATTATGTGCTTGATGCGAAAAACGAATCTTCGACAGCGTGGATTGCAACAGTCGTGAAAAACGGTGATGCTTTCTACAATGGCGAATTGACGGATTTCTCGCAAGTAGGTATTAAAGCGATTGATGAAACAACGCTTGAATATACATTGGAAGCACCGACACCGTACTTTTTATCGATGCTGAACTATGTATGTTTCTTCCCGGTAAACGGGGAGTTCCTAGCTGAAAAAGGTGATGCGTTCGGAACGACTCGCGAGAATATTTTATATAATGGCGCATATATTTTAGATAAATTCGAACCTCAGAATGAGCGTGTACTTGTGAAAAACGACGCCTACTGGGATAAAGAAACAGTGAAAATCGATCGTATCCGCTATAAGTACAATAAAGAAGCAGCAACAGTTGCACCAGAACTATTCTTGCGTGATGAGATTGATGGGGCATTAATTCCGACATCAATTTTGGATGAATGGTTAAACAGTGATGACAAAAAAGATTTAGTACGCCAAAACACAAATAACTTCTACTCATACTTCTATGCATTAAACTTTGATCCGCAATATGATGCAGAGTATGAACCTGAAAACTGGAAAGTGGCCGTTAACAATAAAGATTTCCGTAAATCGCTTTATCACGCGCTTGATCGTGTATCGGCGATGTTAACAATCGAGCCTTACAATCCACAAGATCTATTGTCTAATACAATTACACCAAAGAACTTCGTGGATGTTGAAGGTGTAGATTACACAATGCTTGATCCATTAAAAGCAATTACCGAAACAGATTCATTTAACAAAGATTTAGCGCTTGAACATAAAGAGGCGGCATTGGCTGCATTAGCTGGTAAAGCAACATTCCCGGTAAAGGTATTGTTACCTTACAACTCTGGTTCACCGGAATGGGCAAACCGTTCACAAGTAGTGGAACAGCAGCTTGAAAACCTTTTAGGTGCTGATTACATCGATGTGGAGCTATATGCAGGTCCTGCAACAGGGTTCCTTGGTGAAGTACGTCGCCCTGGTAAGTTCTCAATAATTGAAGCAAATTGGGGTCCGGACTTTGCTGACCCGTCAACGTATACAGATCCATTTACAGAAGGCGGAACATATAACAAGCCGGAAATGGCAGAAGGTTATAACAGTGAATACAACAAGCTAGTCGAAGCTGCAAAAGCAGAAGTAGATCCGGCGGTACGTTATGAGTTATTTGCGAAAGCAGAGGCATTTTTAATTGAGGAAGCATTTGTTATTCCGTACGCTGTTGGCGGCGGTGGTTATACTGCTTCAAAATTAAATCCATTTGAATCACAATATTCGCCATTTGGTGTTACATCCGAGAAGTTTAAAGGTCAGTCTATCCTAGAAAAGCCAATGAGTAATGAAGAATTCAAGTCTGCTAAAGAAGCATGGGAAAAAGAGCGTGCGGAAGCTTTAGCAAACACTTCTAATTAA
- a CDS encoding dipeptide epimerase, protein MKISKVEVGLVEAPLITPFKTALRTVHSIRNIAVFIYTDNGLIGIGEAAPTHVITGETLSSIRYAIEEVIAPSIIGIEIDEIALLCQRVDSCLYQNTSAKAAVEIALYDLWAKQYNAPLYKLLGGYRKNITTDITISVNGMDEMVKDSLAAVKRGFSILKVKVGKNPVEDVERVIAIRKAVGPDVTLRVDANQGWTAKEAVKIIGQLEDKGADIELVEQPVHYSDIKGMQYVTSNTYTNILADESVFSPKQAIEVIEKRAADLINIKLMKTGGISKAQQINHIAEANGVACMIGCMLETKISVSAAAHFAAASKNVTMVDLDGPSLCSEDPIEGGPIFKGENIQMADAPGIGLLIEAYLAR, encoded by the coding sequence ATGAAAATATCAAAAGTTGAGGTAGGGCTTGTCGAGGCTCCTCTTATTACTCCGTTTAAAACAGCACTGCGCACAGTACATAGTATACGAAATATCGCCGTCTTTATTTATACGGATAATGGACTAATCGGCATCGGGGAAGCTGCGCCGACCCATGTCATTACAGGCGAGACTCTTTCATCGATCCGCTATGCAATTGAAGAAGTGATAGCACCATCGATTATTGGAATTGAAATTGATGAAATTGCGCTGCTTTGTCAACGGGTCGATTCTTGTCTCTACCAAAATACGAGTGCTAAAGCGGCGGTCGAAATCGCGCTTTATGATTTATGGGCGAAACAATACAATGCTCCCCTTTATAAATTGCTGGGGGGTTACCGAAAGAACATTACAACGGACATTACGATTAGTGTGAATGGAATGGATGAAATGGTGAAAGACAGTTTAGCAGCTGTAAAACGGGGCTTTTCTATTTTAAAAGTGAAAGTCGGGAAAAATCCGGTTGAAGATGTGGAACGTGTTATAGCTATTCGAAAGGCAGTAGGTCCAGATGTTACGTTAAGAGTTGATGCCAACCAAGGATGGACAGCAAAAGAAGCTGTAAAAATTATTGGACAGCTTGAAGACAAAGGCGCGGATATCGAGCTCGTTGAACAGCCTGTACACTACAGTGATATTAAAGGCATGCAATATGTGACCAGCAATACGTATACAAATATTTTGGCGGACGAAAGTGTATTTTCTCCAAAGCAAGCGATCGAGGTCATTGAAAAGCGGGCCGCGGATTTAATAAATATAAAGCTGATGAAAACAGGGGGCATTTCAAAAGCACAGCAAATCAACCATATTGCAGAGGCAAATGGTGTCGCTTGTATGATTGGCTGTATGCTTGAAACAAAAATTAGTGTCAGTGCAGCTGCGCATTTTGCAGCAGCGAGCAAAAATGTCACAATGGTCGATCTGGATGGACCAAGTTTGTGCAGTGAAGATCCAATTGAAGGGGGGCCGATTTTCAAAGGGGAAAATATTCAGATGGCCGATGCTCCCGGTATCGGGTTATTAATAGAAGCTTATTTAGCTAGATAG
- a CDS encoding M55 family metallopeptidase, with product MRVYISADIEGITGTTVWSETELNAPDYAQFQKQMTKEVLAAIEGAFAGGATEILLKDAHDSGRNILIENLPENVKIIRGWTQEPMCMVAGLDSSFDRAIFIGYHSEGGSEKNPLAHTLSLLADVKINGEYASEFLINTYAAALHDVPVAFVSGDQALTEHIAGYNDQIVTFATKEGVGHATINVSPQTTLKKTKLLVEQAMKIERTKLQIELPKHFTVEIIYKDHIKAYRNSFYPGATFKPHNTVRFETNDYFEVLRLLQFLT from the coding sequence ATGAGAGTTTACATAAGTGCCGATATCGAAGGGATTACGGGCACAACGGTTTGGAGTGAAACTGAACTGAACGCTCCGGATTATGCGCAGTTTCAAAAACAGATGACAAAAGAAGTGCTTGCGGCAATTGAAGGTGCATTTGCAGGCGGTGCTACCGAGATTTTACTGAAAGATGCACATGATTCCGGACGAAATATCCTTATTGAAAACTTACCTGAAAACGTAAAAATCATTCGAGGCTGGACACAAGAACCAATGTGCATGGTTGCGGGTTTGGACAGCAGTTTCGATAGGGCGATTTTTATTGGCTATCACAGTGAAGGCGGCAGTGAGAAAAACCCCCTTGCCCATACACTTAGCTTGTTGGCAGATGTCAAAATAAACGGGGAATATGCAAGTGAATTTTTAATAAATACATATGCAGCAGCCCTCCACGATGTGCCGGTTGCTTTTGTCAGCGGAGATCAGGCATTAACGGAGCATATCGCCGGTTACAATGATCAAATTGTCACATTCGCGACAAAAGAGGGAGTCGGCCATGCAACAATTAATGTAAGTCCGCAAACGACATTGAAAAAGACGAAACTACTTGTAGAACAGGCAATGAAAATTGAGCGAACAAAGCTTCAAATAGAATTGCCGAAGCATTTCACAGTAGAAATTATTTATAAGGATCATATTAAGGCATACCGGAATTCATTTTATCCAGGTGCAACATTTAAACCGCACAATACAGTCCGGTTCGAAACAAACGATTATTTTGAAGTGTTGAGACTGTTACAATTTTTAACATAA
- a CDS encoding P1 family peptidase yields MKVREMGITIGQLPPGDKNCITDIDGVSVGHVTLDYALNDSGDAACTGVTAILPHRGNLFREKVTAASYILNGFGKTTGLVQVDELGVIESPIMLTNTFAVPNVSQGTLQYLLEQNEEIGISTGTVNIVVGECNDSHLNSIRHFPVKPEHAIEAIQQAKTNNVEEGAVGAGKGMVCFGYKGGIGSSSRIVEDKAGQKYMVGCLVLSNFGKASEFLKERYTVTADNEKSTISPTDGSIIIVIATDAPLSSRQLKRVIKRCGIGLGRTGSHFSHGSGDIVIGFTTARKIQHHCDEELESRRQIREDHDVMNTLFMAAAEATEEAILNSLSQATTTTGRNNNTVQSYNFVE; encoded by the coding sequence ATGAAAGTACGGGAAATGGGTATTACGATTGGACAATTGCCTCCAGGGGATAAAAACTGCATCACCGATATAGATGGTGTAAGTGTCGGACATGTAACATTGGATTATGCACTAAATGATTCAGGTGATGCTGCCTGTACCGGCGTAACAGCTATTTTACCGCATCGCGGCAATCTATTTCGGGAAAAGGTGACAGCAGCCAGTTATATATTAAACGGCTTCGGGAAAACAACCGGGCTTGTTCAAGTAGATGAACTCGGCGTAATCGAGTCACCGATTATGCTCACCAATACATTCGCTGTGCCGAATGTATCACAGGGGACACTTCAATATTTACTTGAACAAAACGAAGAGATTGGAATTTCTACCGGGACAGTCAATATCGTTGTCGGTGAATGTAATGATAGTCATTTAAACTCCATCCGCCATTTTCCAGTTAAACCTGAGCATGCTATTGAAGCAATCCAGCAAGCTAAAACAAACAACGTTGAAGAGGGCGCTGTTGGAGCAGGAAAAGGGATGGTTTGCTTCGGCTATAAGGGAGGAATTGGCAGCTCGTCACGCATTGTCGAAGATAAGGCTGGCCAAAAATATATGGTTGGATGTCTCGTATTGAGTAATTTTGGAAAGGCGAGCGAATTTTTAAAAGAAAGATATACGGTTACCGCTGACAACGAGAAGTCGACAATTAGCCCTACAGATGGCTCTATTATTATCGTAATAGCGACAGATGCCCCATTAAGCAGCCGCCAGCTGAAACGAGTTATAAAACGTTGCGGGATAGGGTTAGGAAGAACAGGCAGTCACTTTTCCCATGGAAGCGGGGATATTGTCATTGGATTTACAACAGCTCGAAAAATACAGCATCACTGCGATGAAGAACTGGAAAGTCGCCGACAGATAAGAGAAGATCATGACGTCATGAACACATTATTTATGGCAGCAGCCGAAGCGACAGAAGAAGCGATTCTGAATTCTTTGTCGCAAGCTACAACTACAACTGGAAGAAATAACAATACCGTCCAAAGTTATAATTTTGTCGAATAA
- a CDS encoding 23S rRNA methyltransferase translates to MRKYSLLLSISILLAGCGDTVADLKKAASGISSKADEAASAISIDVHSIRATEIEFNNHSFTINDLFKTILRDVQWEYDDSGETQQLKITGTWQNNGLFTQHSFSASQKERLQENGQVEVILLFISDTIDETKTKVTMQLDGQTLVEEDGQDTLHHFYKIYTQ, encoded by the coding sequence ATGAGGAAATATAGTTTATTATTATCTATTTCAATTTTATTGGCTGGATGTGGAGATACGGTAGCAGACTTAAAAAAGGCGGCATCAGGTATTAGTTCAAAGGCAGATGAAGCAGCTTCAGCAATTTCAATCGATGTCCATTCTATTCGAGCTACTGAAATTGAATTCAACAATCATTCTTTTACTATTAACGATTTATTTAAGACTATATTACGCGATGTCCAATGGGAATATGACGATAGCGGTGAAACACAGCAGTTGAAAATTACAGGCACTTGGCAAAATAACGGCCTATTTACACAACATTCATTTTCTGCGAGCCAAAAAGAGCGCTTACAAGAAAACGGCCAAGTAGAAGTCATTCTTTTATTTATCAGTGACACAATCGATGAAACCAAAACAAAAGTAACCATGCAATTGGATGGGCAGACACTTGTAGAAGAAGATGGGCAGGACACCCTTCATCACTTTTATAAAATTTATACACAATAA
- a CDS encoding CsbD family protein codes for MSNGFTDKLKGAANKIKGEVKEEIGKNTNDPSLQVDGQRDQLKGEAQERAAEVKDKITSKIDEYRK; via the coding sequence ATGTCAAATGGATTTACAGATAAACTAAAAGGCGCAGCCAATAAAATTAAAGGCGAAGTTAAGGAAGAAATCGGTAAAAATACAAATGATCCCTCACTACAAGTGGATGGCCAGCGAGATCAGCTTAAAGGCGAGGCACAGGAAAGAGCTGCTGAAGTTAAAGATAAAATCACTTCAAAAATCGATGAGTACCGAAAATAA